A window from Tenacibaculum singaporense encodes these proteins:
- a CDS encoding primase-helicase family protein, producing MEEIPYLRIGTSYFKIVQVPTINNQFNEILIKWDRNTIIQDHNRNYLTKIPKYDGSICFPNHINFSKTIHGFYNTYSPLKHLPKTGSFNNTITFFKHIFGKQLDLGLDYFKLLYENPTQTLPVLCLVSKERSTGKSSFLKYLKEVFGHNMSYLDSHSLNSNFNLDWGNKLILGLDEAFFQKEEITEKIKYLSTSNKNKIEAKGKERFEVDFFGKFIMCSNKEDSFIKIDADEIRFWIIKVPKIKTEDVNFLDKLIDEIPAFLDFTLKRKFASERKTRMWFTAKQIYTPALKKLVNNNRNRVEKELAQLLISVIEKHDLDSVEFVPMDLLNGLNKTRVKTDQTQLRSLLKKDWKLTNQKNSLQYRRFTILSDGEIVLTESKGRYFSVKKDFLQKNFDETMTD from the coding sequence ATGGAAGAAATACCATACTTAAGAATTGGTACGTCTTATTTTAAAATTGTTCAAGTACCAACGATTAATAATCAATTCAATGAGATCCTCATTAAATGGGATAGAAATACCATTATTCAAGATCACAACAGAAATTATTTAACCAAAATCCCCAAATACGATGGAAGCATATGCTTTCCTAATCACATTAATTTCTCAAAGACAATACATGGTTTTTACAATACATACTCCCCTCTTAAACATCTTCCAAAAACAGGAAGTTTTAATAATACAATAACTTTTTTCAAACACATATTTGGTAAACAGTTAGATCTTGGGCTTGACTATTTTAAGCTATTATATGAAAACCCAACACAAACACTTCCTGTATTATGCCTTGTAAGCAAAGAGCGTTCAACAGGTAAAAGCTCATTCTTAAAATACTTAAAAGAAGTCTTTGGTCATAATATGAGTTATCTCGATAGTCATTCTTTAAACAGTAACTTTAATTTAGATTGGGGCAATAAACTAATATTAGGTTTAGACGAAGCCTTTTTTCAAAAAGAAGAAATCACTGAAAAAATTAAGTACCTCTCAACTTCAAATAAAAACAAAATAGAAGCTAAAGGAAAAGAGAGATTTGAAGTAGACTTTTTTGGAAAGTTTATTATGTGTAGTAATAAAGAAGATTCCTTCATTAAAATTGATGCAGACGAAATCCGATTTTGGATAATTAAGGTTCCAAAAATAAAAACTGAAGACGTTAATTTTTTAGACAAATTAATAGATGAAATTCCCGCTTTTCTAGATTTCACTTTAAAAAGAAAGTTTGCCAGTGAAAGAAAAACTAGAATGTGGTTTACTGCTAAACAAATATACACTCCTGCTCTAAAAAAACTTGTGAATAATAATAGAAACAGAGTTGAAAAAGAGTTGGCTCAACTACTAATCAGTGTAATCGAAAAACACGACTTAGATTCTGTTGAATTTGTTCCAATGGATTTATTAAATGGATTAAATAAAACGAGAGTAAAAACTGATCAAACTCAATTAAGATCCTTACTAAAAAAAGACTGGAAATTAACCAATCAAAAAAACTCACTTCAATATCGAAGATTTACAATTTTAAGTGACGGTGAAATTGTTTTAACAGAATCGAAAGGAAGGTACTTTTCTGTAAAAAAAGATTTTTTACAGAAAAATTTTGATGAAACGATGACAGACTAA
- a CDS encoding toprim domain-containing protein, translating to MNCKKAKEIDLVSYLKNNGFFPKKTNINEVWFCSPFRSENSPSFKVDTAKNIWYDFGEGFGGTIIDFIMKYHNCSLKDSLNLLSNNTFSFHQHKNLKEAEGKPKYSIKKVGELTNSFLIEYLKSRKINIEYAKRFLFQVHYSFDSEKEYYGIGFMNDFGGLEIRNKFFKGCLGKKSITTINNNSDVISLFESWSDFLSYLTLKKIIPNENFIILNSTSLIQKVPNLIKDYSKTKCFFDNDEAGNKAIKHLQEKVSKELIDCRIHYKNHNDLNDYLINYKKEIN from the coding sequence ATGAACTGTAAAAAAGCAAAAGAAATAGACCTTGTTTCCTATCTAAAAAACAATGGCTTCTTTCCCAAGAAAACAAACATTAATGAAGTTTGGTTTTGCTCTCCATTTAGGAGTGAGAATTCACCCTCATTTAAAGTAGATACAGCTAAAAATATTTGGTACGATTTCGGGGAAGGGTTCGGAGGAACAATAATTGATTTTATAATGAAGTATCATAATTGTTCCCTAAAAGATTCTTTAAATCTGTTAAGCAATAATACTTTTTCTTTTCATCAGCATAAAAATCTAAAAGAGGCTGAAGGCAAACCAAAATACTCTATCAAAAAAGTAGGAGAGCTAACTAACTCTTTTTTGATAGAATATTTGAAGTCTAGGAAAATAAATATTGAATATGCTAAGCGTTTTTTATTTCAAGTCCACTACTCTTTTGATTCTGAAAAAGAATATTATGGAATTGGATTTATGAATGATTTTGGAGGACTAGAAATTAGAAACAAATTCTTTAAAGGATGCTTAGGTAAAAAAAGTATTACAACTATAAATAATAATTCTGATGTTATATCCTTGTTTGAATCTTGGTCTGATTTTCTTTCTTATTTGACTTTAAAAAAAATAATTCCAAATGAAAATTTTATCATTTTGAATTCTACCTCTCTTATTCAAAAGGTTCCCAACCTAATTAAAGATTATTCTAAAACCAAATGTTTTTTTGATAATGATGAAGCTGGAAACAAAGCTATAAAACACCTCCAAGAAAAAGTATCTAAAGAGTTAATTGACTGTAGAATTCACTATAAAAACCACAACGATTTAAACGATTATTTAATTAATTACAAAAAGGAGATTAATTAG
- the mbpA gene encoding mobilization protein MbpA, translated as MKNHKIEFRCTLYEKKLLKVKAKKAGLSLSEFCRKSANEKVISERLSEEQISLYKMLVQYHNNFKSIGNLIKKRHPDLYKNVYQTADEIKNHLQNFKK; from the coding sequence ATGAAAAATCACAAAATTGAATTTAGATGCACTCTTTATGAGAAAAAGCTTTTAAAAGTAAAAGCTAAAAAAGCTGGCTTATCATTAAGCGAATTTTGTAGAAAATCGGCTAATGAAAAAGTAATTTCTGAACGATTATCAGAAGAACAAATTTCTCTTTACAAAATGCTAGTTCAGTATCATAATAACTTTAAATCTATTGGGAATTTAATCAAAAAGAGACATCCCGATTTATACAAAAATGTGTATCAAACTGCTGATGAAATAAAAAATCATCTTCAAAATTTTAAAAAATGA
- a CDS encoding relaxase/mobilization nuclease domain-containing protein produces the protein MIGKGKAISHTKASIEYGWNQEKDAEIVYKKNLAGETPKEITEEFKIIQSMNDKCERNTFSFVISPTIEDGKKLDLKDLNKITSEFVKDLKLENHQAIAFVHNDKNHKHIHLYVNRIDFNGTAYKDNFIGKRSQKTAEKVAEKLELQTVKQIKEQKLENLKEIRKYIKEKHELSFKLFHPENYQQYINQMRQFNIQVKPVINKSNQLQGFRYQLNNINLKGSEVHRSLSINKLKSKFFEIAKATLKQISITK, from the coding sequence ATGATTGGTAAAGGAAAAGCAATATCACATACAAAAGCTTCCATCGAATATGGTTGGAATCAAGAAAAAGATGCTGAGATAGTTTATAAGAAAAATCTAGCTGGAGAAACTCCTAAAGAAATTACTGAAGAGTTTAAAATCATTCAATCGATGAATGATAAATGCGAACGTAATACTTTCAGTTTTGTTATTAGTCCAACTATTGAAGATGGTAAAAAACTAGACTTAAAAGATCTTAATAAAATAACATCTGAATTTGTTAAGGACTTAAAGTTAGAAAATCATCAAGCAATCGCATTTGTTCACAACGACAAAAACCATAAACATATTCATTTATATGTGAATCGAATCGATTTTAATGGAACTGCTTACAAAGACAATTTTATTGGAAAACGTTCACAAAAAACAGCAGAAAAAGTCGCAGAAAAGCTAGAATTACAAACTGTTAAGCAGATCAAAGAACAGAAATTAGAGAACTTAAAGGAGATTAGAAAATATATCAAAGAAAAGCATGAGCTTTCATTTAAGCTTTTTCATCCTGAGAATTATCAGCAGTATATCAATCAAATGAGACAATTTAACATCCAGGTTAAACCTGTAATAAATAAATCTAATCAACTTCAAGGATTCCGATATCAACTTAACAACATCAATCTAAAAGGTAGCGAGGTACATAGAAGTTTATCTATAAACAAACTCAAAAGTAAATTCTTTGAAATTGCAAAAGCTACTCTTAAACAAATCTCTATAACTAAATAA
- a CDS encoding DUF6730 family protein, with the protein MAKIEEITALLIEEIETFQKAVNQLSKDTDKIKNHKITVDTSQIQSVFKEFNSELTSNLKEQQNQIRTLQNKLNKTIIVPKWMIVLFSSFFIICLLSISINFYQYQKFKNVEETNYIKGREEITNHIQEFFKKNPEALKQYQQWKNND; encoded by the coding sequence ATGGCTAAAATCGAAGAAATAACTGCTTTACTCATCGAGGAAATTGAAACTTTTCAAAAAGCAGTAAATCAATTAAGTAAAGACACTGATAAAATTAAAAATCACAAGATTACTGTTGACACTTCTCAAATTCAATCAGTTTTTAAAGAGTTTAACAGTGAACTAACTTCTAACTTAAAAGAACAACAAAATCAAATTCGTACACTTCAAAACAAACTGAATAAAACCATCATTGTTCCAAAGTGGATGATAGTTTTATTCAGCTCGTTTTTCATTATCTGTCTTTTGAGTATTTCAATAAATTTTTATCAATATCAAAAATTTAAAAATGTAGAGGAAACTAACTATATAAAAGGGCGTGAAGAAATAACGAATCATATCCAAGAGTTTTTCAAAAAGAATCCTGAAGCACTCAAACAATATCAACAATGGAAAAATAACGACTAA
- a CDS encoding ParA family protein, translating into MGKIILITHQKGGVGKSTLTFNLAQNISENASVAILDLDLQGSLSQVKELASGFDIIPYKGKINEIQNLEYDFIFIDTPPYLSNQLPELIQLSNLIIIPTKAGVLDLLAIKSTIELIENENKADKTLIVFNMIKANTTLTLDILIGLEEYNIPIAKTHISDLVAFTRSVLVGGIQNDKNAQKQLDNLTKEVLTKLI; encoded by the coding sequence ATGGGAAAAATTATTTTAATCACACATCAAAAAGGTGGTGTAGGTAAATCGACACTTACTTTTAACCTAGCTCAAAACATATCTGAAAACGCTTCAGTAGCTATTCTTGATTTAGATTTACAAGGTAGTTTATCTCAAGTTAAGGAATTAGCTTCTGGTTTTGATATTATTCCTTACAAAGGGAAGATTAATGAAATTCAGAACCTGGAGTATGATTTTATTTTTATTGACACTCCACCTTACCTATCTAATCAATTACCTGAGCTTATTCAACTATCTAATTTAATCATCATACCTACAAAAGCTGGCGTGTTAGATCTGTTAGCCATTAAAAGTACTATTGAGCTCATTGAAAACGAAAATAAAGCTGATAAAACGTTAATTGTTTTCAACATGATAAAAGCTAACACCACTTTAACCTTGGATATTTTGATTGGATTAGAAGAATACAATATTCCTATTGCCAAAACTCATATATCAGACTTAGTTGCTTTTACTCGTTCGGTTTTAGTAGGTGGTATTCAGAATGATAAAAATGCTCAAAAGCAATTAGACAACCTAACAAAAGAAGTGCTAACAAAACTCATATAA
- a CDS encoding myosin/kinesin family protein — translation MENQNKQIANIQLHLSENCSDLEKEILQQYWKLNETEFVNAPKAIKRKYTISQSELTKTTATYSTLTFYLYCDHCHSFEKHEAKSQSSFNQTIREFHSRYYQSFKCNHCKEVQKQQFHLEQERKRNELIKKLDKAIENKNWKNLSNFEKGVLKNCLEMNFDPLKNHYGKILGSTNFKQLIKALYNIENQELIILERDRGDYIINYQYLNKLKDFKNEITTHKNNSESKASFNSETNELKLKLTINKEKFHPDSPLYAGTITFKKQIVINPGIEYVFAQWERANDNLYFTLVPISEFEKFPEQKPISNVPKILRQGIQEFLKNLGSNLDF, via the coding sequence ATGGAAAATCAAAACAAACAAATCGCCAACATTCAATTACACTTATCAGAAAACTGTTCTGACTTAGAAAAAGAAATTCTTCAACAATATTGGAAACTTAACGAAACTGAGTTTGTAAATGCTCCAAAAGCAATTAAAAGAAAGTATACTATTTCTCAATCCGAATTAACTAAAACAACAGCTACTTACAGTACTTTAACTTTTTATCTATATTGTGATCATTGCCATTCATTTGAAAAACATGAAGCAAAAAGTCAATCTAGTTTTAATCAAACTATAAGAGAATTCCATAGTCGCTATTATCAGTCTTTTAAATGCAATCATTGTAAGGAAGTTCAAAAACAACAATTTCATTTAGAACAAGAAAGAAAGCGCAACGAATTAATAAAGAAGTTAGATAAAGCTATTGAGAATAAAAACTGGAAAAACCTATCAAATTTTGAAAAGGGTGTTTTAAAGAATTGCTTAGAAATGAATTTTGACCCCCTTAAAAATCATTATGGGAAAATTTTAGGATCAACAAACTTCAAACAACTAATTAAAGCTTTATATAACATTGAGAACCAAGAATTAATTATACTCGAAAGAGATAGAGGGGATTATATAATTAATTATCAGTACTTAAACAAACTAAAAGACTTCAAAAATGAAATTACTACTCATAAAAACAACTCCGAATCTAAAGCTAGTTTTAACTCTGAAACCAACGAATTAAAGCTTAAGCTTACTATTAATAAAGAAAAATTTCATCCTGACAGTCCGTTATATGCAGGAACAATAACCTTTAAAAAACAAATTGTTATTAATCCTGGTATTGAATATGTTTTTGCGCAATGGGAAAGAGCAAATGACAACTTATATTTCACGTTGGTTCCAATCTCTGAATTTGAAAAATTCCCAGAACAAAAGCCAATTTCAAATGTCCCTAAAATTTTAAGACAAGGAATTCAAGAATTTTTAAAAAATTTAGGGAGTAATTTAGACTTCTAA
- a CDS encoding type I restriction-modification system subunit M, with translation MAKKTTKQKSIEETLWASANKLRGTVESSEYKHVVLGLIFLKFTSDKFEERKQELISEGKEKYSNMVEFYTMKNVFYLPEESRWSYIMENAKQTDIALKIDTALFTIEKNNPSLKGALPDNYFSRLNMDVSKLSALLDTINNIDTLKDKENDIIGRIYEYFLSKFAIAEGKGKGEFYTPKSIVNLIAEMIEPYKGKIYDPACGSGGMFVQSIKFIENHQGNKKDISVYGQEYTATTYKLAKMNLAIRGISANLGAVPADTFAKDQHPDLKADFIMANPPFNQKDWRGENELIDDPRWKGYDIPPKSNANYGWILNMASKLSENGVAGFILANGALSGGGDEYKIRRKLVENGLIEAIVILPRSMFYTTDISVTLWILNKNKTEHTVELPDVTRNYRNREDEILFMDLRQIGEPFEKKYTQFSEQHIQDIAKTYHNWQTQVIANGEKQSLYKNVPEYCYSANLDEVAKKDFSLVPSKYIEFVNRDENINFDDKMTSLQKELGDLLEQEAESKTELLNVFKKLGYELKL, from the coding sequence ATGGCAAAAAAAACAACAAAACAAAAGTCTATAGAAGAAACCCTATGGGCATCTGCAAATAAACTAAGAGGAACCGTTGAAAGTTCAGAATACAAACACGTTGTATTAGGTTTAATCTTCTTAAAATTCACCTCTGATAAATTCGAAGAACGTAAACAAGAATTAATAAGCGAAGGAAAAGAAAAATATAGTAACATGGTAGAATTCTATACCATGAAAAATGTATTTTATCTCCCTGAAGAAAGTCGTTGGAGCTATATTATGGAAAATGCTAAGCAAACTGATATAGCATTAAAAATAGATACTGCTTTATTTACTATTGAAAAGAACAACCCTAGTTTAAAAGGAGCTTTACCTGATAATTATTTTTCTCGTTTAAATATGGATGTTAGTAAGCTCTCTGCCTTACTAGACACTATTAACAATATTGATACGCTAAAAGATAAAGAAAATGATATTATTGGACGTATTTACGAATACTTTTTAAGCAAGTTTGCAATTGCTGAAGGAAAAGGAAAAGGAGAGTTCTATACACCTAAAAGTATTGTAAACCTTATAGCCGAAATGATAGAGCCTTACAAAGGTAAAATCTACGACCCTGCTTGTGGTTCTGGTGGTATGTTTGTTCAATCTATAAAGTTTATTGAAAACCACCAGGGAAACAAAAAAGACATTTCTGTCTACGGTCAAGAGTACACCGCTACAACTTATAAACTAGCAAAAATGAATTTGGCTATCCGAGGTATTTCTGCCAATTTAGGAGCTGTACCTGCTGATACGTTTGCCAAAGACCAACACCCCGATTTAAAAGCAGACTTTATAATGGCTAACCCTCCATTTAACCAAAAAGATTGGAGAGGTGAAAATGAACTTATAGATGACCCTCGTTGGAAAGGTTACGACATACCACCAAAAAGTAACGCCAATTATGGTTGGATTTTAAACATGGCATCAAAACTTTCTGAAAATGGAGTAGCTGGTTTTATCTTGGCAAATGGTGCTCTCTCCGGTGGTGGAGATGAGTATAAGATTCGAAGAAAATTGGTGGAAAATGGTTTGATTGAAGCTATTGTGATTTTACCACGAAGTATGTTTTATACCACAGATATTAGTGTGACGTTATGGATTTTAAACAAAAATAAAACCGAACACACAGTTGAATTACCAGATGTCACACGAAACTACCGTAACCGAGAAGATGAAATCTTGTTTATGGATTTACGCCAAATAGGCGAACCATTTGAGAAAAAATACACCCAATTTTCAGAACAACACATTCAAGATATTGCTAAAACTTACCACAATTGGCAAACACAGGTCATTGCGAACGGAGAGAAGCAATCTCTTTATAAAAATGTTCCTGAATATTGTTATAGTGCCAATTTAGATGAAGTTGCTAAAAAGGATTTTTCCTTAGTGCCTAGTAAATATATTGAGTTTGTTAACCGTGATGAAAACATCAATTTTGATGATAAAATGACAAGCTTACAAAAGGAGTTAGGCGACTTATTAGAACAAGAAGCCGAGAGCAAAACCGAATTGTTAAATGTGTTTAAAAAATTAGGTTATGAGCTCAAATTATAA
- a CDS encoding restriction endonuclease subunit S yields the protein MSSNYKKLGDYIQPINERNKELKVETLLGVSVQKVFIPSIANTVGTNFKNYKIVCKNQFVYIADTSRRGDKIGLAMLEEYEEALVSQAYTVFEIIDENKLHPEYLMMWFRRPEFDRYARFKSHGSVREVFDWEEMCEVELPIPSIEKQQEIVDEYNTVTNRIKLNEQLNLKLEETAQALYKHWFVDFEFPNEEGKPYKSSGGEMVYNEELDKEIPVGWSVDRLDILLNFKNGKKKPSSKGKYPVYGGNGIIDFVNDSNFENCIIVGRVGAYCGSLYLERKKCWVSDNAIMGKSLSNELYYCFYLLKYLNLADKREGTGQPLITQGTLNELKIKIPEKNIRIDFNIKTEKIISNIQSNNEQSQKLKELQSLLLAKMTKVEVEKELV from the coding sequence ATGAGCTCAAATTATAAAAAACTTGGTGATTACATACAACCTATAAATGAACGAAACAAAGAATTAAAAGTAGAAACTCTTTTAGGGGTTAGTGTTCAAAAAGTATTCATTCCTTCCATTGCTAATACAGTAGGAACAAATTTTAAGAATTATAAAATTGTTTGTAAAAATCAATTTGTATACATTGCTGATACTTCAAGACGTGGAGATAAAATTGGATTGGCTATGCTTGAAGAATATGAAGAAGCTCTAGTTTCTCAAGCATACACAGTCTTTGAAATTATAGATGAAAATAAATTACATCCTGAATATTTAATGATGTGGTTTCGCAGACCAGAGTTCGACCGTTATGCGAGGTTTAAATCACACGGGAGTGTACGTGAAGTTTTTGATTGGGAAGAAATGTGCGAAGTAGAACTTCCCATCCCTTCCATAGAAAAACAGCAAGAAATTGTTGATGAATACAACACCGTTACCAACCGCATTAAACTCAACGAACAACTCAACCTAAAATTAGAAGAAACCGCACAAGCGCTATATAAACATTGGTTTGTAGATTTTGAATTCCCTAACGAAGAAGGTAAGCCTTATAAATCCTCTGGTGGTGAAATGGTTTATAATGAGGAATTGGATAAGGAGATTCCTGTGGGGTGGAGTGTGGATAGGTTGGATATATTATTGAATTTTAAAAATGGAAAGAAAAAGCCTTCTTCTAAGGGCAAGTATCCTGTTTATGGAGGAAATGGTATTATAGATTTTGTAAATGATTCAAATTTTGAGAATTGTATCATTGTTGGAAGAGTTGGTGCTTATTGTGGTAGTCTTTATTTAGAAAGAAAGAAATGTTGGGTAAGTGATAATGCAATAATGGGGAAATCATTATCCAATGAGTTATATTACTGTTTTTATCTCTTAAAGTATTTAAATCTAGCCGATAAAAGAGAAGGTACTGGTCAACCTTTGATTACTCAAGGCACATTAAATGAGTTAAAAATTAAGATCCCTGAAAAAAATATTAGAATAGACTTCAATATCAAAACAGAAAAAATTATTTCCAATATTCAATCCAATAATGAACAATCCCAAAAACTTAAAGAACTCCAAAGTTTATTATTGGCAAAAATGACAAAAGTAGAGGTTGAAAAAGAACTTGTTTGA
- a CDS encoding Fic family protein: protein MQETNRTEYKEKLTKEVDIEKEVIAFLNYHLGGELIIGIDKNGKVVGVTDTDDVMLRVKDRLKTNIQPSCLGLFDISIIEQEEKKLVKITIASGSEKPYFKKKYGMSEKGSFIRIGTASEPMPQKTIDTLYASRTRNTISKIVSPKQNLQFEQLHIYYQAKDKNLNSHFGNTLELTTEDNKWNYAGYLLSDVNNISIKVAKYSGIDRVELIETNEYGYTSLIKACKQVLDKLELENKTIAKITAKDRQEKRLWDARALREAIINAFVHNDFSREVPPKFEIFSDRIEITSTGSLVDGLSENEFFEGFSIPRNKELIRIFKDLDLVEQLGSGIPRILSTYSRDCFKFTDNFLRITLPATEQVTEQVTEQVTEQVTEQVTQLIKNLNKELNRSELMELVGVKHREHFRTAYLNPAIELGFVELTIPDKPTSSKQKYRLTEKGKNYKK from the coding sequence ATGCAGGAAACCAACCGTACTGAATATAAAGAAAAACTTACCAAAGAGGTAGATATAGAAAAAGAAGTCATTGCATTTTTAAACTATCACTTAGGTGGTGAACTTATTATCGGCATTGACAAAAACGGAAAAGTTGTTGGTGTAACAGATACCGATGATGTAATGCTTCGTGTTAAAGATCGCTTGAAAACAAATATTCAACCATCTTGCTTAGGTTTGTTTGATATTTCAATAATAGAGCAAGAAGAAAAAAAGTTAGTAAAAATTACGATAGCAAGTGGTAGCGAAAAACCATATTTTAAAAAGAAATATGGTATGAGTGAAAAGGGTTCTTTTATCCGTATAGGTACAGCATCTGAACCTATGCCACAAAAAACTATAGACACTCTATACGCTTCACGTACACGAAACACTATTAGTAAAATTGTATCTCCAAAGCAAAACCTACAATTTGAACAATTACATATTTACTATCAAGCAAAAGATAAAAACCTTAATTCTCATTTTGGTAATACGTTAGAATTAACAACAGAAGATAATAAATGGAACTATGCGGGGTACCTACTATCTGACGTAAATAACATTTCTATTAAGGTAGCTAAGTATTCAGGAATTGACCGCGTAGAACTTATAGAGACCAATGAATATGGTTATACTTCGCTTATAAAAGCTTGTAAACAAGTATTAGATAAATTAGAGTTAGAAAATAAAACTATTGCTAAAATTACAGCTAAAGACAGACAAGAAAAACGTTTATGGGATGCCAGAGCTTTACGCGAAGCAATAATTAATGCTTTTGTACATAACGACTTTAGTAGAGAAGTACCTCCTAAATTTGAAATTTTTTCTGATCGTATTGAAATTACATCTACAGGAAGTTTGGTTGATGGACTTAGCGAAAATGAATTTTTTGAAGGTTTTTCTATTCCAAGAAACAAAGAACTTATAAGAATCTTTAAAGATTTAGACTTAGTAGAACAATTAGGTTCAGGAATCCCAAGAATTTTAAGTACTTACAGTAGAGATTGTTTTAAATTTACTGATAATTTTTTACGCATTACGCTACCTGCTACTGAGCAAGTTACCGAGCAAGTTACCGAGCAAGTTACCGAGCAAGTTACCGAGCAAGTTACTCAATTAATTAAAAACTTAAACAAAGAACTAAACAGAAGTGAATTAATGGAGTTGGTAGGGGTAAAACATAGAGAACATTTTAGAACAGCATATTTAAATCCTGCTATAGAATTAGGTTTTGTAGAATTAACTATTCCTGATAAACCAACAAGTTCAAAACAAAAATATAGACTCACCGAAAAAGGGAAAAATTATAAAAAATGA
- a CDS encoding DUF6998 domain-containing protein, translated as MKEIKQLLEITNKLRERYKRSFPLDGRLVGDIGEVLCAEKYGIELYSENTTIHDGKEIATGKLIQIKATFKNNSYFPYGESKIPDYFLSVNILEDGKIEELFNGPGKFIHNNYIVKRRLKSYNKTYYTLSKGILKQLNKQVPQGQKIKTL; from the coding sequence ATGAAAGAGATAAAGCAACTTCTGGAGATAACAAATAAACTAAGAGAAAGATACAAAAGAAGTTTTCCTCTAGACGGACGTTTGGTAGGTGATATAGGTGAAGTCCTATGTGCAGAAAAATATGGAATTGAATTATACTCTGAAAACACTACAATACACGATGGTAAAGAAATTGCTACTGGAAAACTAATTCAAATCAAGGCAACATTTAAAAATAATAGTTATTTCCCTTATGGAGAAAGTAAAATTCCCGATTATTTTTTAAGTGTTAATATACTCGAAGATGGTAAAATAGAAGAGCTTTTTAATGGTCCTGGTAAGTTTATACATAATAATTATATTGTAAAGAGAAGGCTTAAATCATATAATAAAACCTATTATACTCTTTCAAAAGGAATTTTAAAACAACTCAACAAGCAAGTTCCACAAGGTCAAAAAATTAAAACTCTATGA